In Zingiber officinale cultivar Zhangliang chromosome 11B, Zo_v1.1, whole genome shotgun sequence, a single window of DNA contains:
- the LOC122034804 gene encoding caffeic acid 3-O-methyltransferase-like: MGSNAAEAASAFQLTPEEDDEACVRARQLTTGAVLPMVLKTAIELGLLQMLVDAGPTAALGPDEIAARLPTQNPSAPDMIDRILRLLAANDIVRCAAAEGGLRKYSPAPICKYLTDNAAAAGSMGNLVLMHQDKVMINIWHGLKEAILNGGHPVLAAYGMTTFEYQAGDPRFNKVFNNAMKSVSSLVVKHLLPKYNGFDGVGVLVDVGGNVGGNIHMITCFHPHIKGINFDLPHIIAGAPPLPGVEHRGGDMFESVPAGDAIFLKLILHDWSDELCVKLLKNCWKSLPEKGKVIVVEAVVPAVPDSSAKSKVILQLDLCMMAYNVGGKERTEEEFRALAVAAGFRGFNLSPVFADSFVMEFIK; this comes from the exons ATGGGTTCCAACGCCGCCGAGGCCGCCTCTGCGTTTCAACTTACGCCGGAGGAGGACGATGAGGCGTGCGTTCGCGCCCGCCAACTCACCACCGGCGCTGTCCTCCCCATGGTCCTCAAGACCGCCATCGAGCTCGGCCTCCTCCAGATGCTCGTCGACGCCGGCCCCACGGCGGCGCTGGGTCCCGACGAGATCGCCGCTCGCCTGCCCACGCAAAACCCCTCGGCCCCCGACATGATCGACAGAATTCTCCGCTTGCTCGCCGCCAACGACATCGTCCGCTGCGCCGCCGCCGAAGGCGGCCTCCGGAAGTACTCCCCGGCTCCCATCTGCAAGTACCTCACTGACAACGCCGCCGCCGCCGGATCCATGGGCAACCTAGTCTTGATGCATCAAGATAAAGTCATGATAAACATTTG GCACGGCTTGAAGGAGGCGATCCTGAACGGCGGCCACCCTGTGCTGGCGGCGTACGGCATGACGACTTTCGAGTACCAAGCCGGCGATCCGCGGTTCAACAAGGTGTTCAACAACGCGATGAAATCCGTCTCCTCCCTCGTCGTCAAGCATCTCCTTCCCAAATACAACGGCTTCGACGGCGTCGGAGTTCTCGTCGACGTCGGCGGAAACGTCGGCGGCAACATCCACATGATCACCTGCTTCCACCCCCACATCAAGGGCATCAACTTCGACCTCCCTCACATCATCGCCGGCGCTCCGCCGTTGCCAG GAGTCGAGCACCGTGGCGGAGACATGTTCGAATCAGTTCCCGCCGGCGACGCCATTTTCCTCAAG TTGATTCTCCATGACTGGAGTGACGAGCTGTGCGTGAAACTGCTGAAGAACTGCTGGAAATCGTTGCCGGAGAAAGGCAAGGTGATCGTGGTGGAGGCCGTCGTTCCGGCGGTGCCAGACTCGAGCGCAAAGTCGAAAGTCATACTCCAGTTGGACCTGTGCATGATGGCGTACAACGTGGGCGGGAAAGAGAGAACAGAGGAGGAGTTCAGGGCTCTGGCGGTGGCCGCCGGCTTCCGAGGCTTCAATCTTTCTCCGGTGTTTGCCGACTCTTTTGTCATGGAATTCATCAAATAG